A window of Arcobacter arenosus genomic DNA:
CTATTACATGGTAAGTATTAACATAACCAAATCTTTTGGCACAACCAGAAAAAACTATTAATATAAATATTGGAACTAATATATATTTTTTAATCACTTTAAATCCTTTTTTTATAATGCTACAGATTATATTTGTTTCTTACTTAATTTACAATAATTAAAGACCTCTCTTCTTTAAGTAAGTAGAGAGGCTTTGAACGCTACAGTTACTCTTACCCATTACAGGTTCTAAATGATTCTTAACAATTTTGTTTAAAGATAAACCTAACTCTTTTAATTCAATGATTCTATTCTTGTGTTCATCATACTTTGAAGCTTGTATGGTTCCTTTTGGTTTACCTAACTCAATACCTAATGCTTTACGTGCTTTTAATGCCTCTTTAGTTCGTTGAGAGATTAAATCACGCTCAAGCTCAGCAAAAAGACTCATAAGTGTAATCATAGCCTTTGATATGAAGTCGTTTTTATTGTTTGGATTTACTACTAGTTTCTGTTTTACTATGTGTAACTCGACTTTGTGGCTCATTAGTTTGTCAATCGTTTGTAATACCTCTTGTGTACTCCTACCAAGCCTTGACATCTCACTAACGATAACAGTATCTCCACTTTTGATTTTGTCAAATAGTTCATCAAGTTTTCTATCTCTTTCTGACTTGCGAGTACTCATTTTAACCTCAAGCCATTCAACTTTACCATTAAGAGAGTTATTATTACAGTAGTTAAGAATCTCATTTCTTTGGTTTTCAACTGTTTGCTTATCAGTTGAAACTCTTAGATATCCTAGTGTCATGTTAGTCCTTTCAAGTCTTAACCTTTTTATACTTACAATTCTATCATTTTATAAACTTTTAGTCAAGTATAAAAATTTATAAAATACTAGATATTTAATGATGATTAAGACTTAAAAGTTGTGACGTGCTTTAATTTTTTGTTTAGTAGGACACAAAAAGATATAAAATGTATTGTTTAATAGAGGGGTGGGTTTAAGTAAGTATGAAGCTTTTTTATTGATTTGGGCTTAGTAATACTTAAAGAGTGTAAAAGAAGAATTGTACGGACATTTGATAACAAATTCATAATTTTACTTAGTAAGTGCTTAGTTGACTTGACAAGTGTACAATTTATTATTATAATTGTACTCAATATATGCATAGCCCTCTATCTATGTATCTTTTAAAGTTCTTACGAACTTAACATCAGCATTAATGTTTACTCGCTCGAGTGCAAGATATTAAATGTTGATTATATTTTCAGATTTCAGAACACAGTCGTCCATACCCTTTTAATGCCTAAAATAATGTGATTACTTCATAAAAATAATTCTGCATTTTAAACTACCATGTATAGACAATAAATAATACTCCATTTTTTTAACAGCACTAATAAATAGTATTACACATTAAATTTACGGAGTAACTCATTAGAAAGGATTTATATGAGTAAAAACAATTTAAAAACTGTATTTTCTAATACGAAATACAAAAACAGATTAACATCAACATTAGATAGTAAGTATACATACAAGTTTACAGTATTACCTACTGTTGAAGGTTTAACAAAAAAACAGTGTATTAACTTATTAGTTAAAACTTCTATGCATAGCAAAACCGTTGCACTTAATTCTATAGTAGATATTAAAGCAGTGTGTAAGTCTACTATTATTTGTCCAGCAGTATTTAAAAAAGAAGCTCCAAAATGGGTTGATGATAATGTCAAGTCTATAGACTTTATTTCTTTAGACATAGATAGTGGAATGACCATGGAGGAGGCTCAATCAATTCTTGATAAAAATGAACTTAGTTATATATTATACACATCTAAATCTCATACATCAAAGAAACACAAATTTCATATTATTGTAGCTTTATTAAAACCTATCAAGGATAAAGATATTAAACAAAAATATAAAGCTACTTGGCAATATCTTCATGAGTTACTTGAGTGTAAAACAGACCCTGCATGTAAAAACCCTTCAAGGGCATTATTACCATCAGCTATAGATGGAATTGTAATTGATAAACTATATAGAAATGATTTATATCTAGGAACAGAATTACTAAATAAATATAAATATGTAGTAAAAACATATGATGAAGCAACGGGTACAGGTAAAGTTCATCCTGATTTTATAAAGCAGATAGAGAATATCAATCCAAATTTAATAAAAGATGATGAAACTGATTTTATTTTAAGATATAAACGAGATATTAATGACCCCGTTGGTAATTTATTCTGCTATTACCCACAAAATGTTAAATGTATATTTGATTTAACAAAAAGTGCAACGACAGATTTACTTTTTTCAAATTATGATTATGAATATTCATTTAAACCTGAAGCAATTAGAACTGATATACAACAAAAGATTAAAAATGCAATTGAGAAACATCATGATGATTTTGATATTATAGGATTTGATTTTGTAAAAACAGTTATTGTTGCAAATGAAGGTGTAGGTAAAACTAGAGCTATACTTGAAAATTGTAAAAAATTTCATGTTATCTATGCATGCGACACAACAAAAAGAATTATTGAGATGAAAGAAAGTTTTCAAGAAGAAGGAATTGATACTTTAGTATGTTATTCAAACAAAGAAATTATGGAACAGCTAAATATCAGTCCTAGTATCATTGAATCCTATAGTAAAAAAATGCAAGAAGGTAATGATACAAAAGAATTTATAAATGAAGTTATCAATGATTCTCAACAAGCTCAAAATTTGTTGGATGCAATACAAGAGAACAACAAAAAAATTCTCAGGAGAGATGTTACAGTATTGCTTACAACTGAGAAATTAAAAGTTCTTCTAAAAAGATACATAAAAGAAGAGTCATTATCCCTTATAGTTTTAGATGAATTTGAAGTTAAAGATTTTTATCCAGTGGTGGAACTAAAAGAAAAATCAAAGAAAGTTACACTTTCTGAAATAAATTTTTATAATGATTTAATTAGATTAGAAAAGAATAATAGTTTGATTGATTTGTTATGTAACCGTTCAGCAATTATTCTTACAACTGAAAAGGAAAAAGTAAAAAGAGTATTTTATAACAAGTCTGACTATCCAATTAGAGATTTTACGAAAAAACTAAAAACAGATAACATTAAATATCTTTTAACTTCATCAACTAGTAATGTAAAAATAGAAAAAGAAACAAATCGAGACAATGTAATTAAAAAAGTACTAGGATTATACCCTGAGATTGATGAGGTGATTTGTGATGCTTCAGATAAAAAAGATTCTACGCATTTAAGTGTTAGAGGAAGTGATAACTATAAACAGCTTAACACATTAGTAGTAGGGCATTATCCTAGTCCAGTAGAACATTATTTATTTTTTAAAGCCTCAGAAGAATATTACAAAGATAAATTTGGAGATGATAAAGAAGCAATCGCAATGGATATAAACTGTATTATAATGAGTACAAAAGTTAGTCAATCTATTGGACGAAATAGTGGTTTCAGAGACTGTGGAAAGTTTTGTTATGTAATTCTACCGATGTTAAGAAGTAGTAATTGTTATACATTTAAAAGTTCTAGTGGAGTTAAGTTAGACTTTGACTTAAATTATGTTAGTTCTAATGTTGAAAGATTAGATATAGAAGGTTAAGAGAGCGTAATGCTCTCTACTTTTAATATTTTATTTATCAATCACTTCAATACCATCTTTATTTATTAAATATTTAAGAATGTCTTTTCCAAGAAAACTAGTATCGTAAATTTTAACTTCATTTTTTACTAAATCTAGTTCCAATTGTACTCTATTTCCATTCAATAAACATATGTAGTCATTGTTTTTTTCTTTAATTAATAGATGTTCCTTCTTTTTAATAATTTTAGTTTCATTTGATAACATAAATGCAATGACTATAGCAACTATAATGCTTAGTGGACCAAAAATTAGAAAAAGAACTATACTTATCCATAATGTATGAATTAAAAACATGAAAATACTAAACTCTTTTTTTGTCTTTTCCTCTTGTAGTAATTCAATTTTTTTATTTGTAGATTGTATAATTTTAAAATCAATTTTTGAAAAATTGGTTTCAATTAAATTAAGTAACTTTTCTATTTTTTCTTCTTTACTCTGTTCAGGTATTTTTTCCATGATTATATCAATTTTATTATCTTCAGATATTCTTACATTAATACCCACTTCAGGTATTGTTGAACTGTACCAATCATCTAAATCAAATTTTCGTTTATCATTGTTTGATAAAATTATAATTCCACTTCCTGTATTACTATTATATGCTGCAATTTTACCTATCATTAAAAATCCTTAAAATAATAAATTAGTATATACTTTGCTAGCTTAAAATTGAAATAATATTTATTTAGAGGATAATATTGTTTTTGTTGTAAGTAAGTTTATAGTTTCTTATTAATTAATAAATGCAAAATCTCATAACTTAAAACAAGTAGTAATGTTGCTAATTTGTTGATTTTTTGTTGCTTAAAGTTGTGATTTTTACACTAGAGGTTAGTTTACATTCCAATACTCTTAAGTTAGACAATACAAGTGTATTGTCACCTAATCTAAAATCTCTACAAACCCCGTCACTTAAAGGACTGTGCGAGGTTTCCTATAATCAATGCCCAACCATCAATTACAATAAAAAAGATGATTTTTATGGGTAAAGATATCATTACAGGAGGTAGCATCATCATCCCTAAGGACATAAGTATGGAAGCAACAATAATATCAATTACTAAAAAGGGTAAGAAGATTAAAAAGCCTATTTCAAAGGCTGTTTTTAATTCACTTACAATAAATGCAGGCATTAATAAGGTTAAAGGTACATCATCAATATTTTTAGGGTTTTCTTCTTTTTTGATTCTATAAAATAGGGCTAAGTCTTTTTCTCTAGTATTTTTTATCATAAACTCTTTAAAGGGTTTTACTCCCTCTTCAAAGGCTTGTTCATAACCAATAACTTCATCCATATAAGGCTTTACACCAACATCCCATGACCTTTTTGCATATGGTTCCATAATAAATATTGTCATAATTAGTGCAAGTGATACAATAATTTGGTTTGGGGGAGTTTGTTGTAAACCCATTGCTTGTCTAAGTAGTGAAAATACGATTAATAGTCTTGTAAAACTTGTAATCATTAGCAATAAAGATGGCGCTAAAACAAGTAGTGCAAGTATTATTGCTATATTGATTGTTCTTACAAATTGTGCTGGTTGTTCAAGTGCTGCAACAGATAAGTTTACAACAGGAAGTTGCTCTTCCGCTGCAAAAAGTGTTATTGAAAATATTAATAAACTTAGAAGTAATCTCAATCAAAATCCCTAAAAAAATCTTAAATTTGGTGTATGTTAGCCAAAATATGATTAATATGTTATTTATTCTTTATATATCCCATTTCAAGCAATTTATCATAAATCTGACTTACAACTTTACCTGCCGCACTTCCACCATGCCCACCATGCTCAACTAAAACTGTTACTACATATTGTGGATTTTTATAAGGTCCATAGGTTGTAAGCCAAGCATGAGATCTGTGGTAATACTCCAATTCACTCTCTTTCATTCTTACTTTTTCTTCTTGTGGTATAGTAACAACTTGAGCAGTACCTGTTTTACCTGCAATTGTTACTTTAGAATTTATATAATTTGTTGCTGTACCTTTTTTATGGTTAATTACTTCATACATACCTTTTCTAATAATTTTCATATGAGCTGGATTAAATTTAATCTCTTTTGGTTCTTCAAAATTATCTTTTGCAAAATGGGGTTTTGGAAGTTTACCAGATGCTAAAAAAGCAGTATATCTTGCAATTTGCATTGGTGTTACAGACATATAACCTTGCCCAATAGAGGCATTAATAGTATCTCCAATATACCAAGGTTGCTTAAACTTATGTTGTTTCCAATCTTTATTTGGATTTGTTGCATAAAATTCGTTTGTAAGTTCAATTCCTGTTTCTTCGCCAATTCCATATTTAGCTAAAGTTTTTGATATTTTATTTATACCAATTTCTAAACTACCTTTATAAAAAAAGTCATCACAACTTTCTCTAATAGCTTTTGTAAAACCAACTCTTCCATGTCCAGTTGTTTTCCAACATCTAAAGTTTCTTCGACCAATTTTTATAAAACCATTATCATAAACTTCAAAATCAGGTTTTAGTCCATTTTCCAAAAATGAAAGTGCGATTCCCATTTTGATAACAGAACCAGGGGGATATTTACCATTTACAAGTTTATTTGTGAAAGGGTGGTTGAAATCATTTCTCATAGCTTCCCAATCTTTTACTGAGATACCATCTACAAATATATTATTATCAAACTCTGGATAAGAACCTGCAGCTAAAACCTCTCCATTATTTGAGTCCATTACTATAACTGCACCACTTTTACCTTCAAAAATTTTTTGAATATATTTTTGTAATTCAATATCAATTGAAGTATGTAGGTCATTATTTGATGTGGGTTCAATTTCATCTAAAACTTCAATCTCTTTATTTAGAGCATTTACTTTAATACTTTTTTCACCAAGTTTTCCTTGAAGTTTATTATTGTAGTATTTTTCTAAACC
This region includes:
- a CDS encoding recombinase family protein, translated to MTLGYLRVSTDKQTVENQRNEILNYCNNNSLNGKVEWLEVKMSTRKSERDRKLDELFDKIKSGDTVIVSEMSRLGRSTQEVLQTIDKLMSHKVELHIVKQKLVVNPNNKNDFISKAMITLMSLFAELERDLISQRTKEALKARKALGIELGKPKGTIQASKYDEHKNRIIELKELGLSLNKIVKNHLEPVMGKSNCSVQSLSTYLKKRGL
- the fliP gene encoding flagellar type III secretion system pore protein FliP (The bacterial flagellar biogenesis protein FliP forms a type III secretion system (T3SS)-type pore required for flagellar assembly.), with product MRLLLSLLIFSITLFAAEEQLPVVNLSVAALEQPAQFVRTINIAIILALLVLAPSLLLMITSFTRLLIVFSLLRQAMGLQQTPPNQIIVSLALIMTIFIMEPYAKRSWDVGVKPYMDEVIGYEQAFEEGVKPFKEFMIKNTREKDLALFYRIKKEENPKNIDDVPLTLLMPAFIVSELKTAFEIGFLIFLPFLVIDIIVASILMSLGMMMLPPVMISLPIKIIFFIVIDGWALIIGNLAQSFK
- the mrdA gene encoding penicillin-binding protein 2; translated protein: MKNRVNIALILIFIVLLTLLSRVYFLSIKSNTYYEELSKRNYIKKVFEVPNRGIIKDRNGVPLAMNKIGFSINIKPHLRSYKNMYKLDQLVTLINKHLPQYEKEKLYKEYKKLDSNYKHDFVKVIEFIPYDDFFDKYTIFNSNDDIKIKPEVKRVYPYGKNGSHIIGYVGKATKRDIENNEFSKYSGIIGKNGLEKYYNNKLQGKLGEKSIKVNALNKEIEVLDEIEPTSNNDLHTSIDIELQKYIQKIFEGKSGAVIVMDSNNGEVLAAGSYPEFDNNIFVDGISVKDWEAMRNDFNHPFTNKLVNGKYPPGSVIKMGIALSFLENGLKPDFEVYDNGFIKIGRRNFRCWKTTGHGRVGFTKAIRESCDDFFYKGSLEIGINKISKTLAKYGIGEETGIELTNEFYATNPNKDWKQHKFKQPWYIGDTINASIGQGYMSVTPMQIARYTAFLASGKLPKPHFAKDNFEEPKEIKFNPAHMKIIRKGMYEVINHKKGTATNYINSKVTIAGKTGTAQVVTIPQEEKVRMKESELEYYHRSHAWLTTYGPYKNPQYVVTVLVEHGGHGGSAAGKVVSQIYDKLLEMGYIKNK